The Aureispira anguillae genome contains a region encoding:
- a CDS encoding T9SS type A sorting domain-containing protein — MKTMTLFCLVFLFLLPNLAKAQPSVNLGTDTILCSDTLILDASNAGATFVWNTGAITQTITVDTSGIYWVDVTDITGTTRDSIVVTFRRSPIYTQQAVDTAVCSGFFDLSAVSDTGTIVWLDSLGNTLGYGNTLSYNVVDTATIWYQAAYVDAIGRTFAQGGSSYPTVSRGIIFDASEALRLNSVMIRINNGPFTADIELENSLGTVIATKSISYGAAGTYEVFLDFDIPVGTNYTLYMRNISGGGVYSLYPFGGSSWNQYTYSYINLKNGTDPTVYPIFWEWKVTRLDACYAALDSVTLNRLPTAVVDLGVDTVLCGDSMVLDATNIGGGFTYQWSTGATTASITATNSDVYKVTVSVGGNCSVEDSIDLVLKARPTFLQSPVDTALCKGWYDVVTAVNAGIVLWKDTAGHIIGVGDTLSYHLEDTTTLYYQAVYQDTIARTFAQGGSSYPTVSRGIIFDASEALRLNSVMIRINNGPFTADIELENSLGTVIATKSISYGAAGTYEAFLDFDIPIGTNYTLYMRNISGGGVYSLYPFGGSSWNQYTYPYINLKNGTDPTVYPIFWEWKVTRLDGCYSTLDSVQLAVYPTAIVDLGADTILCEDTLVLDATNIGAGYTYQWSTNDTTPTIQAATTNLYKVTVSLGGNCPVVDSLNLIVNARPTILQSPADTSLCGGNYNLVVNANMGTVRWFDELDRTLALQDTLSYDLVDTAMLYYQAIYVDTIGRMFAQGGSSYPTVSRGIIFDVSEALRLNSVMIRINNGPFTADIELENSLGTVIATKSISYGAAGTYEVFLDFDIPVGTNYTLYMRNISGGGVYSLYPFGGSNWNQYTYPYINLKNGTDPTVYPIFWEWKVTRSNGCYSTVDSTFIELLPTPIVDLGVDTVLCGGSLSLDATNIGAGYLYNWSTGDTTPTIQATSTDLYYVTVSYGGDCVVEDSLDLWIKPRPIFTQQPVDSILCGGNYALTAGVNIGLLQWTDQLGNTLAYGNDLLYNLMDTTTLYYEATYYDTIGRTFAQGGSSYPTVSGRGIIFDATEHIRLNSVHIDINGGPFTADVELENSLGMVIASKSISYASAGIYEVYLDFDIPIGTNYTLYLRNVSGGGVHSLYPFGGNAWNQYTYPYINLKNATDPTVYPAFWEWKITRLTDLCTSGKDSVVLSMLPTPIIDFPFDTIVCNDSVTLDVYYPNASYNWNQTSTTSAILITQEGSYSVTSTIGTCSVSDSIDVYLTPIPILNLISTDTSTCVGLIPRIAAGADVVKWYTEPMGGTYLGSGNHFMYHAQVTDTIWGAGQNFSNKIYPQGLVDTFVAAQSGYFFPDQVRGLLFDVHEDVLLKEVSMYINQTSLIGTIELWDENNTVLNSQPIVLTTLGENIIPLGFEILAGTNYKLMLTNYNTNSVLSERPFLGFPIDGDFVTIKSGLPSSTTYQYFYKWNVNALSCPSDRLPSVVTVLPTPTINFPVDTIICGDTLILDASSFGATSYLWSTGETTASIIVDSSKMIALLATDGICDDHDSVNVFVVEPPSLVIPPNDTTVCKGNVTFYATGNAAYYAWYDSLTSTTPFALGDSVIVNVQDTTTLWVEGIGFIPKSSSIGAKYDPNSNLNVWGEPQNSIVPTRGMTFNVNSAILLNTVSVYVDTFTTATLTIYKANYPYYTQALTLSNIGENIIQIDTLLEAGNYSIQLGNKSSGKILFLSPYTNLGQLSTPEITFTGTVPASLSQQYIYFFDWRISTPSCASDRLPVEVMVPPSPVIEMAADTATCTLSSIVIDPTPIHNPAYTYQWNTMDTSDTLVVTTSGYYQVTVTNDGICATSQDIFVQFLNTPADPVATDFGICAPQIVSIPLPTSDGIVVWYDSSDLNDVVYLTAPYDVYIGDTTDFWLDVAPKATTRIGNQAYDNPQETSSYLNFIITNTFDVHEYAVLDSVAIYVNTAPATVVIDLMDSVGNIINTVNYTVTKAREKVFVPLDFLIPPGNKYQLSFSSINTSFLVDQRPLITPSSSAGIATLTGTVLNVDYYYFFDWHFSYAYPACHSMADTFSVTVNIPVDLPDSIYTCDSVTIDARHPNISSYNWSNGWTTGLVTFDNAGTYVLTMTDGAACTVNDTIVVTQPMPVGLPVGNAACDNQLATNYTMNNASFVWNTGDTTHAITIPSTGIYAVTVTTDIGCVLVDTAYISQIISPPTPNLGNYVDACYTDTLDAGYGGQGMSYIWSTGEITQQIIVNTSGFYTVTITHPLGCSGSDYVSVNIDTAPHAAFTITKSGWTVAMNNTSTGAQQATDYLWNMGDGTTYQIPNPFHTYADSGCYLITLIVTDACGSDTATLKTAIGVPDTCTVGIGRLKSSLDDIQFKLRPNPNTGKFQLQLDESLKEDTQLQLYDLNGRIVHQELLLAFGQDRWEIRTNNLAAGVYFLRLLNNKQTRTQRLVILRE, encoded by the coding sequence ATGAAAACGATGACCTTATTTTGTTTAGTATTCTTATTTCTCCTTCCCAATTTAGCAAAAGCCCAGCCATCCGTCAATTTAGGTACAGATACCATACTGTGCAGCGATACATTGATATTAGATGCGTCTAATGCTGGAGCTACATTTGTTTGGAATACAGGGGCAATCACTCAAACAATTACGGTGGATACTTCAGGTATTTATTGGGTAGACGTAACAGACATAACTGGAACCACAAGGGATAGTATTGTAGTGACTTTTAGACGAAGTCCTATATACACACAACAGGCTGTTGATACTGCGGTTTGTAGTGGCTTTTTTGATCTTAGTGCTGTGTCCGATACAGGAACTATTGTTTGGTTGGATAGTCTAGGAAATACCTTAGGTTATGGCAATACACTTTCTTATAATGTAGTTGATACTGCTACTATTTGGTATCAAGCTGCTTATGTTGATGCTATTGGTAGAACGTTTGCCCAAGGAGGCAGTAGTTATCCAACTGTAAGTCGAGGAATTATATTTGATGCATCAGAAGCACTTCGATTAAATAGTGTAATGATAAGAATCAACAATGGACCCTTTACAGCAGATATAGAATTGGAAAATTCTTTGGGAACAGTCATCGCAACCAAAAGCATCAGTTATGGAGCAGCAGGCACCTATGAGGTGTTTTTAGATTTTGATATACCTGTAGGGACTAATTATACGCTTTATATGCGGAATATTAGTGGAGGGGGCGTTTATTCCTTATATCCATTTGGAGGGAGCAGTTGGAATCAATACACCTATTCTTATATCAACCTAAAAAATGGAACCGATCCAACCGTTTATCCCATCTTTTGGGAGTGGAAAGTAACTCGCTTAGACGCTTGTTATGCAGCTTTAGATTCAGTGACACTGAACAGATTGCCAACAGCAGTAGTTGATTTAGGAGTAGATACAGTGCTTTGTGGAGATAGCATGGTTTTGGATGCGACCAATATCGGGGGAGGTTTTACTTATCAATGGAGTACAGGAGCTACAACCGCTTCTATTACAGCAACAAATTCGGATGTATACAAGGTAACTGTTTCTGTAGGAGGAAACTGCTCGGTTGAAGACAGTATTGATCTTGTTCTAAAAGCAAGACCAACCTTTTTGCAAAGTCCAGTGGATACTGCCTTATGCAAAGGTTGGTATGATGTAGTTACAGCTGTTAATGCAGGTATTGTACTGTGGAAAGATACTGCTGGGCATATCATAGGCGTAGGAGATACCTTGTCTTATCATTTAGAAGATACAACAACACTTTACTATCAAGCTGTTTATCAAGATACAATTGCTAGAACGTTTGCACAAGGGGGCAGTAGTTACCCAACTGTAAGTCGAGGAATTATATTTGATGCATCAGAAGCACTTCGATTAAATAGTGTAATGATAAGAATCAACAATGGACCCTTTACAGCAGATATAGAATTGGAAAATTCTTTGGGAACAGTCATAGCAACCAAAAGCATCAGTTATGGAGCAGCAGGCACCTATGAAGCGTTTTTAGATTTTGATATACCTATAGGGACTAACTATACGCTTTATATGCGAAATATTAGTGGAGGGGGAGTTTATTCCTTGTATCCATTTGGAGGGAGCAGTTGGAACCAATACACCTACCCTTATATCAACCTAAAAAATGGAACCGATCCAACCGTTTACCCGATCTTTTGGGAGTGGAAAGTAACTCGTTTGGATGGTTGTTATTCAACCCTAGATTCTGTACAATTAGCGGTTTATCCAACAGCAATAGTAGATTTAGGAGCAGATACGATTTTGTGTGAAGATACATTAGTATTGGATGCCACTAACATAGGTGCTGGTTATACTTATCAATGGAGTACAAATGATACAACACCTACAATTCAAGCTGCGACGACCAACCTTTATAAAGTAACCGTAAGTTTAGGAGGCAATTGTCCAGTTGTGGATAGTTTAAATTTAATAGTGAATGCCCGTCCTACTATTTTACAAAGCCCCGCAGATACTTCTTTGTGTGGTGGAAATTATAATTTGGTGGTCAATGCCAATATGGGAACGGTTCGATGGTTTGACGAATTGGATCGAACACTGGCATTACAGGATACCCTGTCTTATGATTTGGTAGATACAGCAATGCTCTATTATCAAGCTATTTATGTCGATACAATAGGTAGGATGTTCGCCCAAGGAGGGAGTAGTTACCCAACTGTAAGTCGAGGAATTATATTTGATGTATCAGAAGCACTTCGGTTAAATAGTGTAATGATAAGAATCAACAATGGACCCTTTACAGCAGATATAGAATTGGAAAATTCTTTGGGAACAGTCATAGCAACCAAAAGCATCAGTTATGGAGCAGCAGGCACCTATGAAGTGTTTTTAGATTTTGATATACCTGTAGGGACTAACTATACGCTTTATATGCGGAATATTAGCGGAGGGGGAGTTTATTCCTTGTATCCATTTGGAGGGAGCAATTGGAATCAATACACGTATCCTTATATCAACCTAAAAAATGGAACCGATCCAACCGTTTATCCCATCTTTTGGGAGTGGAAAGTAACTCGCTCAAATGGTTGTTATTCAACCGTAGATTCAACGTTTATAGAGCTACTACCAACTCCTATTGTAGATTTAGGAGTGGATACGGTTTTGTGTGGAGGAAGTTTGTCTTTGGATGCGACCAATATTGGAGCAGGCTATTTGTATAACTGGAGTACTGGGGATACAACCCCCACTATTCAGGCTACGAGTACAGATCTTTATTATGTGACGGTTAGTTATGGGGGAGATTGTGTTGTTGAAGATAGCTTAGATCTTTGGATAAAACCTCGTCCTATATTTACACAACAGCCAGTAGACAGTATTTTGTGTGGAGGTAATTATGCCTTAACCGCAGGGGTAAATATTGGTCTTTTGCAATGGACAGACCAATTGGGCAATACCTTAGCGTATGGTAATGATTTGTTGTATAACTTGATGGACACAACAACGCTATATTATGAAGCAACCTATTATGATACCATAGGTAGGACTTTTGCCCAAGGAGGGAGTAGCTATCCAACGGTTAGTGGTCGAGGAATTATATTTGATGCGACCGAGCATATTCGGTTGAATAGTGTCCATATTGATATTAATGGAGGTCCCTTTACAGCGGATGTAGAATTGGAAAATTCTTTGGGAATGGTCATTGCCTCTAAAAGCATTAGTTATGCTAGTGCGGGGATTTACGAGGTGTATTTAGATTTTGATATACCTATCGGAACTAACTACACGCTTTATTTACGAAATGTATCAGGGGGAGGAGTTCATTCGTTGTACCCGTTTGGAGGAAACGCTTGGAATCAGTATACCTACCCTTACATTAATCTAAAAAATGCAACCGACCCAACCGTTTATCCTGCTTTCTGGGAGTGGAAAATAACCAGGTTAACCGATTTATGTACTTCTGGAAAAGATTCTGTCGTATTGAGTATGCTGCCTACTCCGATTATTGATTTTCCATTCGACACAATTGTTTGTAATGACTCTGTTACGTTGGATGTATATTATCCGAATGCAAGTTATAATTGGAATCAAACAAGTACAACAAGTGCTATTCTAATCACACAAGAAGGCAGTTATAGTGTTACCTCTACGATTGGAACCTGCTCGGTTTCAGATAGCATAGACGTTTATTTGACACCTATACCTATTTTAAATTTAATTTCTACAGATACCTCTACTTGTGTTGGGTTAATACCAAGAATAGCTGCTGGAGCCGATGTGGTTAAATGGTATACCGAACCAATGGGAGGAACTTACCTAGGAAGCGGAAATCATTTTATGTACCATGCACAAGTAACCGATACAATATGGGGTGCTGGTCAAAACTTTTCGAATAAAATATACCCACAAGGTTTGGTAGATACCTTTGTTGCAGCCCAATCAGGCTACTTTTTTCCAGATCAAGTGCGGGGGCTGCTATTTGATGTACACGAAGATGTACTACTAAAGGAGGTTAGCATGTATATTAATCAAACTTCTTTGATTGGAACGATAGAGTTATGGGATGAAAACAATACCGTACTAAATAGCCAACCCATTGTCTTAACTACACTTGGGGAGAATATCATTCCCTTAGGTTTTGAGATTTTAGCAGGGACTAATTATAAATTGATGCTTACAAATTATAATACCAATTCTGTATTATCAGAACGTCCATTTTTAGGCTTTCCAATTGATGGAGATTTTGTAACGATAAAATCTGGGTTGCCTAGTTCAACAACCTATCAGTACTTTTATAAATGGAATGTAAATGCATTGAGTTGCCCTTCTGATCGATTGCCAAGTGTTGTGACCGTGTTGCCTACTCCTACGATTAATTTCCCTGTTGATACCATTATTTGTGGTGATACACTTATTTTGGATGCGAGTAGTTTTGGTGCTACTTCGTATCTTTGGAGTACAGGCGAAACGACCGCTTCTATTATTGTCGATTCCTCTAAAATGATTGCTTTGTTGGCAACAGATGGAATTTGCGATGATCATGATAGCGTCAATGTTTTTGTTGTAGAACCACCTAGCTTAGTGATTCCCCCTAATGATACGACAGTCTGTAAGGGAAATGTTACCTTTTATGCAACTGGTAATGCAGCTTATTATGCTTGGTATGATTCTTTGACGAGTACCACGCCATTTGCATTGGGAGATTCTGTGATTGTTAATGTACAGGATACAACAACTTTATGGGTAGAGGGGATTGGATTTATTCCAAAATCATCCTCAATAGGAGCAAAATATGATCCCAATTCTAATCTTAATGTTTGGGGAGAACCCCAAAATAGTATTGTTCCGACTCGTGGCATGACATTTAATGTAAATTCTGCGATTCTACTAAATACCGTATCTGTTTATGTTGATACCTTTACAACAGCAACGTTAACGATTTACAAAGCAAACTATCCTTATTATACACAAGCACTAACTTTAAGCAATATTGGGGAGAATATTATTCAGATAGATACCTTATTAGAGGCTGGAAATTATTCTATTCAGTTGGGGAATAAATCTTCGGGAAAAATACTATTCCTTTCTCCCTATACCAACTTAGGGCAATTAAGTACTCCTGAAATAACATTTACAGGAACCGTTCCTGCCAGCCTTTCGCAACAATACATTTATTTCTTTGATTGGCGCATTTCGACCCCTTCTTGTGCTAGTGATCGTTTGCCAGTAGAGGTGATGGTTCCACCTTCTCCTGTTATTGAAATGGCAGCGGATACAGCTACTTGTACATTATCTTCTATTGTAATAGACCCTACGCCAATCCATAACCCAGCCTATACTTATCAGTGGAATACGATGGACACTAGCGATACCTTGGTCGTGACAACATCTGGCTATTATCAAGTTACGGTGACAAATGATGGAATTTGCGCCACGAGTCAAGATATTTTTGTTCAATTTTTGAACACGCCAGCAGATCCAGTGGCAACTGATTTTGGGATTTGTGCACCACAAATTGTAAGTATTCCTTTGCCAACTAGTGATGGAATTGTGGTATGGTATGATTCTAGCGATTTAAATGATGTTGTTTATTTAACAGCACCTTATGACGTTTATATAGGAGACACCACAGATTTTTGGTTGGATGTAGCCCCAAAAGCAACTACTCGAATTGGCAATCAAGCCTACGATAATCCTCAAGAAACAAGCTCTTATTTGAATTTTATTATCACCAATACTTTTGACGTTCATGAGTATGCAGTGCTCGATTCGGTAGCAATTTATGTAAATACAGCCCCCGCTACAGTAGTCATTGATTTAATGGATTCAGTAGGAAATATTATAAATACGGTTAATTATACAGTGACCAAGGCACGGGAGAAGGTGTTTGTTCCACTTGATTTTTTAATACCACCAGGTAACAAATATCAATTGAGTTTTTCTAGCATTAATACATCGTTTTTAGTGGATCAACGTCCACTGATAACCCCCTCTTCTAGTGCAGGCATTGCCACCTTAACAGGGACGGTATTAAATGTAGACTATTACTATTTCTTTGATTGGCATTTTAGTTATGCCTATCCTGCCTGTCATTCAATGGCCGATACATTTAGCGTAACCGTTAATATTCCTGTGGATTTACCAGACTCTATTTATACCTGTGATTCTGTAACAATAGATGCAAGACATCCTAATATTTCATCTTATAACTGGAGCAATGGCTGGACAACAGGCTTAGTGACATTTGATAATGCAGGGACTTATGTGCTAACCATGACGGATGGTGCTGCTTGTACGGTTAATGATACAATAGTTGTGACACAGCCGATGCCTGTTGGACTTCCTGTAGGGAATGCTGCTTGTGATAATCAATTAGCAACCAATTATACCATGAATAATGCTTCTTTTGTTTGGAATACGGGAGATACAACCCATGCAATTACAATACCGAGTACTGGAATTTATGCGGTCACTGTAACGACCGATATTGGTTGTGTATTGGTTGATACAGCGTATATTTCACAAATAATAAGCCCTCCTACACCTAATTTGGGGAATTATGTAGATGCTTGTTATACCGATACACTTGATGCAGGTTATGGAGGGCAGGGAATGTCTTATATTTGGAGTACAGGAGAGATAACACAACAAATTATTGTTAATACATCAGGATTTTATACCGTTACGATTA